From Brachionichthys hirsutus isolate HB-005 chromosome 2, CSIRO-AGI_Bhir_v1, whole genome shotgun sequence, one genomic window encodes:
- the her3 gene encoding hairy-related 3, which produces MVAKVDNSEKSKPSTGNKVSKPLMEKKRRARINKCLDQLKSLLESYYSTSIRKRKLEKADILELTVNHLRSLQKLHSCPAAASEFSDYHSGFRRCLANVNQYLLMAENLNGSEVRCVLSQLPPKLGLSRGRERVFSTMDSSRGEANTRTGALEPAGSCSPEENERSRSTDPEPSSANTCLPRGDAWQPPGNKQAVFSAFPTTNSDEESYSHKKLRSEANTPRDVWRPW; this is translated from the exons ATGGTGGCAAAGGTAGACAACTCAGAAAAGTCCAAGCCAAGCACTGGAAATAAG GTGTCCAAACCACTGATGGAAAAGAAACGAAGAGCTCGCATTAACAAATGTCTGGACCAGCTAAAATCTCTTTTGGAGAGCTACTACAGCACGAGT ATCCGAAAGCGCAAACTGGAAAAGGCCGATATCTTAGAACTCACCGTGAACCACCTCAGGAGCCTCCAAAAGCTCCACAGCT GTCCTGCGGCTGCCTCGGAGTTCTCCGACTACCACAGCGGCTTCCGTCGCTGCCTGGCAAACGTCAACCAATATTTGCTGATGGCAGAGAACTTAAATGGAAGCGAGGTGCGCTGCGTGCTGTCGCAGCTCCCGCCCAAGCTCGGCCTCTCCCGGGGACGGGAGCGCGtcttcagcaccatggacagcagcCGGGGCGAAGCGAACACACGGACTGGGGCGCTGGAGCCTGCGGGAAGCTGCAGCCCCGAGGAGAACGAGAGGTCCAGATCGACAGATCCCGAACCCAGCAGCGCGAACACGTGTTTACCGAGAGGAGACGCGTGGCAGCCCCCTGGAAACAAACAGGCCGTTTTCTCTGCTTTCCCGACAACAAACAGCGACGAAGAAAGTTACAGTCACAAGAAGCTTCGGTCTGAAGCAAACACTCCACGCGATGTGTGGCGGCCTTGGTAG
- the LOC137908475 gene encoding probable G-protein coupled receptor 153 → MVDEATTMKDDVINANTLAWLVCSGVSILANTWSILSVSAKQKKWKPLEFLICTLAGTHILNMAIPITMYCVITLRRQHSNYEWNEGLCKVFVSTFYTLTLVTCFSVTSLSYHRMWMVRWPVNYRLSNTKKQAVHTVMGIWMVSFILSTLPAVGWHDTIDRFYTSDCRFIVTEIGLGFGVCFLLLIGGSVAMGVICIGIALFQTFTIQAGHNADKNKFNVPTIVVEDAQGKRRSSIDGSEPLKTSLQITYLISGIVFIYDFLTGFPILVVSFASLKFDRSYNWMVLCVLWCSIAQSILLPMFLWACDRYRADIRMVWEKCVAIMSNDDVDEENSQDGGIHADLIYDRPFDYSSAPEIVKVDRNAKYEFSTLERGVPQGYPLREQQEDKMQYLQVPPTRRYSHDETDMWTSDQIPSYLHRWGSTEDMIVSAHYSSTLPRHERRRNSLVSYHEESHHHRPHRRRRRSEDTMHSLKHLPRVVCGGEFYEDELRCFSRDEVINFIDETPLPSPRRSPRRTSTVSLIHNVYDQHTVILPHFLLTDFEHEPQALRRCSDHKRCSSRGNSPEGSPKSDRSSGRKSPRARGSGTGCQEHPRDGKRQSEVGSPGRSKQTALLSRPRTDGAGAGVGAGSNWGHHRKPSKPDGKGNANSFVSTPSESSSGHITFHSDSVGSTT, encoded by the exons ATGGTGGATGAGGCAACGACCATGAAGGATGACGTTATCAATGCCAACACGCTGGCTTGGCTGGTTTGCTCAGGCGTGTCCATCCTGGCCAACACTTGGAGCATCCTTAGCGTCAGCGCCAAGCAGAAAAAGTGGAAACCACTGGAGTTCCTCATCTGCACGCTGGCAGGCACGCACATCCTCAACATGGCCATCCCTATCACTATGTACTGCGTCATCACGCTGCGCCGCCAGCATTCCAACTACGAGTGGAACGAGGGCCTGTGCAAAGTGTTCGTGTCCACTTTCTACACTCTAACGCTGGTCACCTGCTTTTCTGTCACCTCGCTGTCTTATCACCGCATGTGGATGGTACGGTGGCCTGTAAACTACAG GTTGAGCAACACCAAGAAACAAGCGGTGCACACGGTGATGGGCATCTGGATGgtctccttcatcctctctaCGCTCCCAGCGGTGGGCTGGCACGACACCATCGACCGCTTCTACACCTCTGACTGCAGGTTCATCGTGACTGAGATCGGTCTCGGCTTTGGCGTCTGCTTTCTGCTGCTGATCGGCGGCAGCGTCGCCATGGGTGTGATCTGCATCGGCATCGCTCTCTTCCAGACCTTCACCATTCAGGCAGGCCACAATGCTGACAAGAACAAGTTCAACGTCCCCACTATAGTGGTGGAGGACGCCCAGGGGAAGCGCCGATCTTCCATCGATGGATCAGAGCCTCTCAAGACGTCGCTGCAGATCACCTACCTGATCAGTGGCATCGTCTTCATATATGACTTCCTGACTGGCTTCCCCATACTG GTGGTGAGCTTTGCCAGCCTGAAGTTTGACCGCTCCTACAACTGGATGGTGCTGTGCGTGCTGTGGTGCTCCATTGCCCAGTCCATCCTGCTGCCCATGTTCCTCTGGGCTTGTGACCGCTACCGGGCTGACATCCGCATGGTGTGGGAGAAATGTGTCGCCATCATGTCCAACGACGACGTGGATGAGG AAAACAGCCAAGATGGAGGAATTCATGCCGACTTAATATATGACAGACCATTTGACTATAGCTCAGCGCCTGAAATCGTGAAGGTAGACCGTAATGCCAAGTATGAGTTCTCAACCTTAGAAAGGGGGGTTCCGCAAGGGTATCCATTGAGGGAACAACAGGAAGATAAAATGCAGTATTTGCAG GTGCCCCCTACAAGAAGATACTCCCACGACGAAACCGACATGTGGACCAGCGACCAGATCCCCTCATATCTCCACAGATGGGGCTCCACCGAGGACATGATAGTGAGTGCCCATTACAGCTCCACCTTGCCGCGCCACGAGAGGCGCAGGAACAGCCTGGTCTCTTACCACGAGGAGAGCCACCATCATCGCCCTCACCGCAGGCGGCGGCGCTCTGAGGACACCATGCACTCCCTCAAGCATCTGCCGCGTGTGGTCTGCGGCGGGGAGTTCTATGAGGACGAACTGAGGTGTTTCAGCCGTGATGAGGTGATAAACTTTATAGATGAAACGCCGCTACCGAGCCCCAGGAGGAGCCCACGCCGCACATCCACCGTCTCACTTATCCACAATGTGTATGACCAGCACACGGTCATCCTTCCTCACTTCCTGCTCACAGACTTCGAGCATGAGCCGCAGGCGCTCAGGCGGTGCTCGGATCACAAACGGTGCAGTAGTCGGGGCAACTCTCCTGAGGGCTCCCCCAAATCAGACAGATCCAGTGGAAGGAAGAGTCCCAGGGCACGTGGCTCTGGCACAGGGTGCCAGGAGCATCCCCGAGACGGGAAACGGCAGAGTGAAGTGGGTTCACCTGGGCGCAGCAAGCAGACTGCATTGCTCTCAAGGCCTAGGACAGATGGTGCAGGTGCTGGAGTTGGAGCTGGATCTAACTGGGGGCATCACAGGAAACCAAGTAAGCCTGACGGTAAAGGAAACGCAAACAGTTTTGTAAGCACACCCTCGGAATCATCCTCCGGACACATCACCTTTCACTCCGATTCTGTTGGCTCCACAACCTGA